In the genome of Coregonus clupeaformis isolate EN_2021a chromosome 11, ASM2061545v1, whole genome shotgun sequence, one region contains:
- the LOC121576748 gene encoding synaptic vesicle glycoprotein 2B — protein sequence MADPYQNNVYHQGGGDPYGTYGEGGGQEGYGYQGESYPQEEDAASDATEGHDDEDQMYEGEYQGIPHPDEVKAAQRAARAKARQAQAGATELDELAEQYEDIMEDCGHGRFQWTLFIVLGLALMADGVECFVVGFVLPSAEKDMCLSNGEKGMLGLIVFLGMMVGAFIWGGMADKLGRRRCLIWALTINCVFAFLSSFAQGYGFFLFFRLISGIGIGGSVPIVYSYFSEFLQMDKRGEHLSWLCMFWMVGGIYASFTAWGIIPHYGWGFSMGTEFQFHSWRVFVLVCALPAITSLVGLMFMPESPRFLLENAKHDEAWMILKNVHDTNWRAKGQPEKVFQVTHIKAPKTQEDEFIEIQSATGTAIQRWAVRTLTLCKLVLKNIASLLGPELRLSTLFMAIIWFTMAFSYYGLGVWFPDMIKYLQQEEYESKVKVFHRERVERFHFNFSLENQIHREGEYINDKFINIQMKSVKFEDSLFEDCYFEDIKSTETIFENCTIRSTVFYNTDLYEERFIDCRLENTTFLHNKKGCHLDIDEENDVLIYLVSFLGSLAVLPGNIISALFMEKIGRVKIIGLSMLISAGCTFFLFLSFSQAAIIAWQCLFCGVSVAAWNGIEVITVELYPASKRATAFGVLNALCKLAAILGTSIFASFVGVTKVVPILLSCTALVCGGLVALKLPETREKILQ from the exons ATGGCTGACCCTTACCAGAACAATGTGTACCACCAAGGAGGAGGTGACCCCTATGGCACctatggagagggaggaggccaGGAGGGCTACGGTTACCAGGGCGAGTCCTACCCTCAGGAGGAGGATGCAGCCAGCGATGCCACGGAGGGCCATGATGATGAGGACCAGATGTACGAGGGGGAGTACCAGGGGATCCCCCACCCTGACGAGGTGAAGGCGGCCCAGAGGGCAGCGAGGGCCAAGGCCAGGCAGGCTCAGGCAGGGGCCACAGAGCTGGATGAGCTGGCTGAGCAGTATGAGGACATCATGGAGGACTGTGGACATGGACGGTTCCAGTGGACCCTGTTTATAGTGCTGGGCCTGGCCCTCATGGCTGACGGGGTGGAGTGCTTTGTGGTGGGGTTCGTGCTGCCCAGCGCTGAGAAGGACATGTGCTTATCCAATGGAGAGAAAGGCATGCTAG gttTGATAGTGTTCCTGGGAATGATGGTTGGGGCGTTCATCTGGGGAGGCATGGCAGACAAACTGGGCCGCCGGAGGTGTCTGATCTGGGCACTCACCATCAACTGTGTCttcgccttcctctcctccttcgcccagggatACGGCTTCTTTCTCTTCTTTAGGCTCATCTCCGGCATCGG TATCGGAGGTTCTGTCCCCATTGTCTACTCCTACTTCTCAGAGTTCCTTCAGATGGACAAGAGGGGGGAACACCTGAGCTGGCTGTGTATGTTCTGGATGGTGGGAGGCATCTATGCCTCCTTCACTGCCTGGGGCATCATCCCTCACTATG GCTGGGGCTTCAGCATGGGGACAGAGTTCCAGTTCCACAGCTGGAGGGTGTTTGTGCTGGTCTGTGCCCTGCCTGCCATCACCTCCCTGGTGGGGCTCATGTTCATGCCTGAGAGCCCCAGGTTCCTCCTGGAG AATGCCAAACACGACGAGGCCTGGATGATCCTGAAAAATGTCCATGACACCAACTGGAGGGCAAAGGGCCAGCCTGAGAAGGTCTTCCAG GTGACCCACATCAAGGCTCCTAAGACCCAGGAGGATGAGTTCATTGAGATCCAGAGTGCCACAGGGACGGCTATACAGCGTTGGGCCGTCCGGACCCTCACTCTGTGCAAACTG GTGCTGAAGAACATTGCTTCTCTATTGGGACCTGAGCTGAGACTAAGTACACTGTTCATGGCCATCATCTGGTTCACAATGGCCTTCAG TTACTATGGACTGGGTGTGTGGTTCCCTGACATGATCAAATACCTGCAGCAAGAGGAGTATGAGTCCAAAGTCAAGGTGttccacagagagagagtagaacgcTTCCACTTCAACTTCTCCCTGGAGAATCagatccacagagagggagaatacatcAATGACAA GTTTATCAACATACAGATGAAGTCTGTTAAGTTTGAGGATTCACTGTTTGAAGATTGTTACTTTGAGGACATAAAGTCCACTGAAACAATCTTTGAGAACTGCACCATCAGATCCACCGTCTTCTATAACACAG ATCTGTACGAGGAAAGGTTCATAGACTGTAGACTGGAGAACACCACATTCCTCCATAATAAGAAGGGCTGTCACCTGGACATCGACGAGGAGAACGACGTGCTCATCTACCTGGTCAGCTTCCTGGGGTCCCTGGCTGTTCTACCCGGCAACATCATATCAGCTCTGTTCATGGAGAAGATAGGCAGGGTCAAAATCATAG GCCTCTCCATGCTGATCTCAGCTGGGTGCACCTTCTTCCTGTTCCTGAGCTTCAGTCAGGCGGCCATCATAGCCTGGCAGTGTCTGTTCTGTGGGGTCAGCGTGGCAGCGTGGAACGGCATCGAGGTCATCACAGTGGAACTCTACCCAGCCTCCAAAAG AGCCACAGCGTTCGGGGTGTTGAATGCCCTCTGTAAGCTGGCGGCCATCCTGGGCACCTCCATCTTTGCCTCCTTTGTGGGGGTCACCAAAGTCGTCCCCATTCTCCTCTCCTGCACTGCTCTGGTGTGTGGAGGCCTGGTGGCCCTCAAGCTGCCCGAGACCCGGGAGAAGATCCTCCAGTGA